Proteins co-encoded in one Gadus morhua chromosome 6, gadMor3.0, whole genome shotgun sequence genomic window:
- the me2 gene encoding NAD-dependent malic enzyme, mitochondrial, protein MLSRLRTSLPIRPCVSACRWAHTKDKGKPLMLNPRTNKGMAFSLQERQILGIQGLLPPKVETQDIQALRFQNNLKKMSDPLQKYIYLMGIQERNERLFYRVLMEDIEELMPIVYTPTVGLACTQYGHIFRRPKGLFISILDRGHVRSILDNWPETNVAAVVVTDGERILGLGDLGVFGMGIPVGKLCLYTACAGIRPERCLPVVIDVGTDNESLLRDPFYMGLYQKRDRTQAYEDLLDEFMEAVVDKYGQDTLIQFEDFGNHNAFRLMRKYKEKYCTFNDDIQGTAAVALAGLLAAQRAIGKPITEHRVLFLGAGEAALGIANLIVMAMMEKGLTQAEARDKIWMFDKHGLLVKGRPQETDGNQEAFVHDSPGTVNNFLDAVNTLQPTAIIGVSGAGRLFTHDVIKAMGTLNERPIIFALSNPTTKAECTAEDAYTLTNGRCLFASGSPFDAVTLNDRVYIPGQGNNAYIFPGVALAVILSGVRHISDTVFLEAAKTLAEQVSDNELQEGRLYPPLSEIREVSLQMAVKVVEYVYANGMAFRYPEPADKDTFVRATVWDTNYESYLPDIYEWEGVDFNPKKD, encoded by the exons ATGTTGTCCAGGTTGAGGACATCGCTGCCCATCCGGccgtgtgtctctgcgtgtcgATGGGCTCACACCAAGGACAAGGGCAAGCCCCTAATGCTCAACCCACGCACCAACAAG GGCATGGCTTTCTCCCTCCAGGAACGCCAGATTTTGGGCATTCAGGGTCTCCTCCCTCCCAAAGTGGAGACCCAGGACATTCAGGCCTTGCGCTTCCAGAATAACCTAAAGAAAATGTCGGATCCTCTGCAGAA GTACATCTATCTGATGGGCATCCAGGAGAGGAACGAGAGGTTGTTCTACCGAGTGCTGATGGAGGACATAGAGGAGCTCATGCCCATAGTGTACACGCCCACAGTGGGCCTGGCCTGCACGCAGTACGGACACATCTTCAGGAGACCCAA AGGCTTGTTCATCTCCATTCTGGATCGCGGACACGTCCGCTCCATTCTGGACAACTGGCCTGAGACCAACGTTGCC gcagtaGTAGTGACGGACGGAGAGCGTATCCTGGGCCTGGGAGACCTTGGTGTGTTTGGTATGGGGATCCCGGTGGGCAAGCTGTGCCTGTACACGGCCTGCGCTGGCATCAGGCCTGAGAGATGTCTGCCCGTGGTGATCGACGTGGGCACAGACAACGAG TCCCTGCTGCGGGACCCGTTCTACATGGGCCTGTACCAGAAGAGGGACCGCACGCAGGCCTACGAGGACTTGCTGGATGAGTTCATGGAGGCCGTGGTGGACAAATACGGCCAGGACACACTGATCCAGTTTGAGGACTTTGGGAACCACAACGCCTTCCGCCTAATGAGGAAGTACAAGGAGAAGTACTGCACATTCAACGATGACATCCAGG GCACCGCAGCGGTGGCCCTGGCTGGTCTATTGGCAGCTCAAAGAGCCATCGGCAAACCAATCACGGAGCACCGGGTGCTGTTTCTGGGAGCTGGAGAG GCTGCCCTGGGCATCGCTAACCTGATTGTCATGGCGATGATGGAGAAAGGGCTGACTCAGGCCGAAGCCAGGGACAAAATCTGGATGTTCGACAAGCATGGATTATTagtaaag GGCAGACCTCAGGAGACCGATGGCAACCAGGAGGCGTTTGTCCATGACAGCCCAGGGACGGTAAACAACTTTTTGGATGCTGTCAACACCCTCCAACCCACAGCCATCATAG gtgtgTCGGGAGCGGGGCGGCTGTTCACGCATGATGTCATCAAAGCCATGGGTACCCTGAACGAGCGACCAATCATCTTCGCCCTGAGTAACCCCACCACCAAAGCAGAGTGCACTGCGGAGGACGCCTACACGCTCACCAAC GGAAGATGTCTGTTTGCTAGTGGGAGTCCCTTTGACGCGGTGACCCTGAACGATCGGGTGTACATCCCAGGACAGGGAAACAACGCCTACATCTTCCCAG GAGTTGCCCTGGCGGTGATTCTGAGTGGCGTAAGGCATATCAGTGATACAGTGTTCCTGGAAGCTGCCAAG ACCCTGGCAGAGCAGGTGTCCGATAACGAGCTGCAGGAGGGGAGACTCTACCCTCCTCTCTCCGAAATCAGAGAGGTGTCTCTCCAGATGGCTGTTAAG GTGGTGGAGTATGTGTACGCTAACGGCATGGCGTTCCGCTACCCCGAACCCGCGGACAAGGACACCTTCGTACGAGCCACCGTCTGGGACACAAACTATGAATCCTACCTACCCGACATCTACGAGTGGGAGGGTGTCGACTTCAACCCCAAGAAGGACTGA
- the mier3b gene encoding mesoderm induction early response protein 3 isoform X3, translating into MAEASFGSSSPVGSLSSEDHDFDPTAEMLVHEYDDERTLEEEESLEGERNFNSEIADLEKEGNMPLEELLAIYRYEGSAGSSIDSSSGDLTDELPDMTLDKEEIAKDLLSGDYEEETQSSADDLTPSVTSHEATDFFPRTLRSNAMDGDKESECDEDGPSPEDSRKEIMVGSQYQADVPACICHYEDGEKVYEDDDELLWSPNMLAENKVRAFLVDVLSRIAEEKTGCDKPGLSVRDDEKALFELLNCKFNPHEALERYCSHVKSTMDESPPWTEEECRSFEHALQMYDKNFHLIQKHKVPTRSVAQCVAFYYMWKKSERFDFFVQQNRFGKKKYNSYPGVTDLMDRLVDEAEGLAVESSSSVASGGGGGGGRMEQATDQQLSLLNSITASDLTALSNSVATVCSPAEGGGCMDGYGLPPLEGLHRGSLSHDEPMGFSATGGDPGRLDMLDAGFYHSDHLGGGCGGKDCERPSKRLKMALPDSYIGDVSVGNLGVDFEARRTTTHHRRITGAKMAVSVTDFGSLAGSGEPNGFLGAHARHHTQHSAALQSE; encoded by the exons ATGGCGGAG GCTTCCTTTGGGAGTTCGAGTCCAG TTGGCTCTTTATCATCAGAAGACCATGACTTTGACCCCACGGCAGAGATGTTGGTTCATGAGTACGATGATGAGAGGACCTTAGAGGAGGAAGAGTCGCTGGAAGGAGAGCGGAACTTCAATTCTGAAATTGCAGATTTGGAGAAG GAGGGTAATATGCCtttggaggagctgctggccaTCTACCGCTATGAGGGGTCAGCAGGCTCCAGTATAGACAGCTCCTCTGGTGACCTGACAGACGAGCTACCAGATATGACGCTCGATAAG GAGGAGATCGCTAAAGACCTGCTGTCGGGTGATTATGAGGAGGAGACCCAGTCTTCAGCCGATGATCTAACTCCTTCGGTCACATCCCACGAGGCCACAGACTTCTTCCCCAGAACCCTCCGAT CGAATGCGATGGACGGCGATAAGGAATCTGAGTGTGATGAAGATGGCCCCAGTCCAGAGGACTCGAGAAAG GAAATCATGGTGGGGAGTCAGTATCAAGCTGATGTCCCAGCCTGTATCTGTCACTatgaagatggagagaaag TTTATGAAGACGACGACGAGCTGCTCTGGAGTCCAAACATGCTGGCAGAAAACAAGGTTAGGGCGTTTCTGGTGGACGTCTTGTCACGGATTGCTGAGGAAAAGACGGGATGTGACAAACCAGGGCTGTCGGTCCGGGACGACGAGAAG GCGTTATTTGAACTTTTAAACTGCAAATTTAACCCTCATGAAGCACTAGAACGATATTGCAGTCACGTTAAATCCACAATGG ATGAATCCCCTCCCTGGACAGAAGAGGAGTGCCGAAGTTTTGAACACGCTCTACAGATGTACGACAAAAACTTTCACCTCATACAGAAGCACAAG GTGCCGACGCGGTCGGTAGCACAGTGTGTGGCGTTCTACTACATGTGGAAGAAGTCGGAGCGGTTTGACTTTTTTGTGCAGCAGAACCGATTCGGGAAGAAAAAGTATAACAGCTATCCTGGTGTAAC GGACTTGATGGACAGGCTGGTGGACGAGGCGGAGGGCCTGGCCGTGGAGAGCTCCTCCTCCGTGGCGTCtgggggaggcggaggcgggggAAGGATGGAGCAGGCGACTGACCAGCAGCTCAGCCTGCTCAACTCCATCACCGCCAGCGACCTCACCG CCTTGAGCAACAGCGTGGCCACGGTGTGCAGTCCCGCAGAGGGCGGGGGCTGCATGGACGGCTACGGCCTTCCCCCCCTGGAGGGCCTCCATCGGGGATCCCTGAGCCACGACGAGCCCATGGGCTTCTCGGCCACCGGCGGCGACCCCGGTCGCCTGGACATGCTGGACGCCGGCTTCTACCACTCGGACCACCTGGGCGGGGGGTGCGGGGGCAAGGACTGTGAGCGGCCCTCCAAGAGACTCAAGATGGCGTTGCCCGACTCCTACATCGGCGACGTCTCGGTGGGTAACCTCGGTGTGGACTTTGAGGCGCGGCGCACCACGACGCACCACCGCCGCATCACGGGCGCTAAAATGGCGGTCTCCGTCACAGACTTCGGGAGCTTGGCCGGCAGCGGCGAGCCCAACGGCTTTCTGGGGGCGCACGCGCGAcaccacacacagcacagcgCCGCACTGCAGTCAGAGTGA
- the mier3b gene encoding mesoderm induction early response protein 3 isoform X2 encodes MLVHEYDDERTLEEEESLEGERNFNSEIADLEKEGNMPLEELLAIYRYEGSAGSSIDSSSGDLTDELPDMTLDKEEIAKDLLSGDYEEETQSSADDLTPSVTSHEATDFFPRTLRSNAMDGDKESECDEDGPSPEDSRKEIMVGSQYQADVPACICHYEDGEKVYEDDDELLWSPNMLAENKVRAFLVDVLSRIAEEKTGCDKPGLSVRDDEKALFELLNCKFNPHEALERYCSHVKSTMDESPPWTEEECRSFEHALQMYDKNFHLIQKHKVPTRSVAQCVAFYYMWKKSERFDFFVQQNRFGKKKYNSYPGVTATPKISTPRISSQHPLSLRHQKTHCSPMWGECRRDLMDRLVDEAEGLAVESSSSVASGGGGGGGRMEQATDQQLSLLNSITASDLTALSNSVATVCSPAEGGGCMDGYGLPPLEGLHRGSLSHDEPMGFSATGGDPGRLDMLDAGFYHSDHLGGGCGGKDCERPSKRLKMALPDSYIGDVSVGNLGVDFEARRTTTHHRRITGAKMAVSVTDFGSLAGSGEPNGFLGAHARHHTQHSAALQSE; translated from the exons ATGTTGGTTCATGAGTACGATGATGAGAGGACCTTAGAGGAGGAAGAGTCGCTGGAAGGAGAGCGGAACTTCAATTCTGAAATTGCAGATTTGGAGAAG GAGGGTAATATGCCtttggaggagctgctggccaTCTACCGCTATGAGGGGTCAGCAGGCTCCAGTATAGACAGCTCCTCTGGTGACCTGACAGACGAGCTACCAGATATGACGCTCGATAAG GAGGAGATCGCTAAAGACCTGCTGTCGGGTGATTATGAGGAGGAGACCCAGTCTTCAGCCGATGATCTAACTCCTTCGGTCACATCCCACGAGGCCACAGACTTCTTCCCCAGAACCCTCCGAT CGAATGCGATGGACGGCGATAAGGAATCTGAGTGTGATGAAGATGGCCCCAGTCCAGAGGACTCGAGAAAG GAAATCATGGTGGGGAGTCAGTATCAAGCTGATGTCCCAGCCTGTATCTGTCACTatgaagatggagagaaag TTTATGAAGACGACGACGAGCTGCTCTGGAGTCCAAACATGCTGGCAGAAAACAAGGTTAGGGCGTTTCTGGTGGACGTCTTGTCACGGATTGCTGAGGAAAAGACGGGATGTGACAAACCAGGGCTGTCGGTCCGGGACGACGAGAAG GCGTTATTTGAACTTTTAAACTGCAAATTTAACCCTCATGAAGCACTAGAACGATATTGCAGTCACGTTAAATCCACAATGG ATGAATCCCCTCCCTGGACAGAAGAGGAGTGCCGAAGTTTTGAACACGCTCTACAGATGTACGACAAAAACTTTCACCTCATACAGAAGCACAAG GTGCCGACGCGGTCGGTAGCACAGTGTGTGGCGTTCTACTACATGTGGAAGAAGTCGGAGCGGTTTGACTTTTTTGTGCAGCAGAACCGATTCGGGAAGAAAAAGTATAACAGCTATCCTGGTGTAAC CGCCACCCCAAAGATCTCAACGCCTCGAATATCATCCCAGCACCCACTTTCCTTGCGCCACCAGAAAACACATTGTTCCCCCATGTGGGGCGAATGCAGAAG GGACTTGATGGACAGGCTGGTGGACGAGGCGGAGGGCCTGGCCGTGGAGAGCTCCTCCTCCGTGGCGTCtgggggaggcggaggcgggggAAGGATGGAGCAGGCGACTGACCAGCAGCTCAGCCTGCTCAACTCCATCACCGCCAGCGACCTCACCG CCTTGAGCAACAGCGTGGCCACGGTGTGCAGTCCCGCAGAGGGCGGGGGCTGCATGGACGGCTACGGCCTTCCCCCCCTGGAGGGCCTCCATCGGGGATCCCTGAGCCACGACGAGCCCATGGGCTTCTCGGCCACCGGCGGCGACCCCGGTCGCCTGGACATGCTGGACGCCGGCTTCTACCACTCGGACCACCTGGGCGGGGGGTGCGGGGGCAAGGACTGTGAGCGGCCCTCCAAGAGACTCAAGATGGCGTTGCCCGACTCCTACATCGGCGACGTCTCGGTGGGTAACCTCGGTGTGGACTTTGAGGCGCGGCGCACCACGACGCACCACCGCCGCATCACGGGCGCTAAAATGGCGGTCTCCGTCACAGACTTCGGGAGCTTGGCCGGCAGCGGCGAGCCCAACGGCTTTCTGGGGGCGCACGCGCGAcaccacacacagcacagcgCCGCACTGCAGTCAGAGTGA
- the elac1 gene encoding zinc phosphodiesterase ELAC protein 1: MTMDLTFLGTGSAYPSPHRGASALVLRTEGECWLFDCGEGTQTQLMKSQLRASRITKVFISHLHGDHLFGLPGLLCTVSLQTNPNPTQALPCLDIYGPTGLRKYLRVTLGLTGSQLIFPYAVHELETLPDQSPPEGQLSFEMTSESGALHPQEQLGRRVSLDVSTDCYMLFQDKRFVVKAFRLFHRVPSFGFCVQEHDRPGRLNTELLKELGLNPGPQYGRLKAGEPVTLENGRVLLSGEVMEEAIPGRKICILGDCSAIVGDGPLKACHRADILVHEATLADEQQEKAVEHGHSTPKMAAAVALACVAQKLVLYHFSQRYKPCALQKEGDDDDILLLKRQAEDALQGSGVDVTLAEDFLTLAIPLKR; this comes from the exons ATGACAATGGATCTGACTTTCTTGGGGACTGGATCTGCATATCCGTCCCCCCATCGCGGTGCCTCAGCGCTAGTTCTCAGGACGGAAGGAGAATGTTGGCTGTTTGACTGTGGTGAAGGAACTCAAACCCAACTCATGAAAAGTCAACTAAGAGCAA GTCGCATCACCAAAGTTTTCATCTCACATTTGCACGGGGACCACCTATTTGGTTTACCCGGTCTCCTGTGCACTGTGAGCCTACAgacaaaccctaaccccactcAGGCTCTTCCCTGCTTGGATATCTATGGCCCCACGGGCCTCAGGAAGTACCTCAGGGTGACTCTGGGTCTCACGGGCTCACAACTCATCTTCCCTTATGCAG TTCATGAGCTTGAAACTCTGCCTGACCAGAGTCCACCCGAAGGTCAGCTGAGCTTTGAG ATGACTTCAGAGTCTGGTGCGCTGCATCCTCAAGAGCAGCTGGGGAGGCGCGTCTCCCTGGACGTGTCCACCGACTGCTACATGCTTTTTCAAGACAAGAGGTTTGTGGTGAAGGCCTTCAGGTTGTTCCACCGCGTACCCTCCTTTGGCTTCTGCGTTCAGGAGCATGACCGACCTGGCAGACTCAACACAGAGCTGTTGAAAGAGTTAG GCCTCAACCCCGGACCCCAGTATGGCCGTCTGAAGGCTGGGGAACCCGTGACCCTGGAGAACGGTCGTGTGCTACTGTCTGGGGAAGTCATGGAAGAAGCTATTCCAGGGAGGAAAATCTGTATTTTAGGGGACTGCAGTGCCATTGTTGGAGATGGACCGCTGAAGGCATGCCACAGAGCAGACATTTTAGTGCACGAAGCCACACTTGCAGATGAGCAGCAGGAAAAAGCAGTGGAACACGGGCACAGCACCCCAAAGATGGCTGCCGCAGTAGCCTTGGCTTGCGTTGCGCAAAAGCTGGTTTTGTATCATTTCAGTCAAAGGTACAAGCCTTGTGCCCTGCAGAAGGAAGGGGATGACGATGACATTCTCCTGCTCAAAAGACAGGCTGAAGACGCCCTCCAAGGTAGTGGTGTAGATGTTACTCTGGCTGAGGATTTCCTTACTCTGGCAATACCCCTAAAAAGGTAG
- the mier3b gene encoding mesoderm induction early response protein 3 isoform X1 — translation MAEASFGSSSPVGSLSSEDHDFDPTAEMLVHEYDDERTLEEEESLEGERNFNSEIADLEKEGNMPLEELLAIYRYEGSAGSSIDSSSGDLTDELPDMTLDKEEIAKDLLSGDYEEETQSSADDLTPSVTSHEATDFFPRTLRSNAMDGDKESECDEDGPSPEDSRKEIMVGSQYQADVPACICHYEDGEKVYEDDDELLWSPNMLAENKVRAFLVDVLSRIAEEKTGCDKPGLSVRDDEKALFELLNCKFNPHEALERYCSHVKSTMDESPPWTEEECRSFEHALQMYDKNFHLIQKHKVPTRSVAQCVAFYYMWKKSERFDFFVQQNRFGKKKYNSYPGVTATPKISTPRISSQHPLSLRHQKTHCSPMWGECRRDLMDRLVDEAEGLAVESSSSVASGGGGGGGRMEQATDQQLSLLNSITASDLTALSNSVATVCSPAEGGGCMDGYGLPPLEGLHRGSLSHDEPMGFSATGGDPGRLDMLDAGFYHSDHLGGGCGGKDCERPSKRLKMALPDSYIGDVSVGNLGVDFEARRTTTHHRRITGAKMAVSVTDFGSLAGSGEPNGFLGAHARHHTQHSAALQSE, via the exons ATGGCGGAG GCTTCCTTTGGGAGTTCGAGTCCAG TTGGCTCTTTATCATCAGAAGACCATGACTTTGACCCCACGGCAGAGATGTTGGTTCATGAGTACGATGATGAGAGGACCTTAGAGGAGGAAGAGTCGCTGGAAGGAGAGCGGAACTTCAATTCTGAAATTGCAGATTTGGAGAAG GAGGGTAATATGCCtttggaggagctgctggccaTCTACCGCTATGAGGGGTCAGCAGGCTCCAGTATAGACAGCTCCTCTGGTGACCTGACAGACGAGCTACCAGATATGACGCTCGATAAG GAGGAGATCGCTAAAGACCTGCTGTCGGGTGATTATGAGGAGGAGACCCAGTCTTCAGCCGATGATCTAACTCCTTCGGTCACATCCCACGAGGCCACAGACTTCTTCCCCAGAACCCTCCGAT CGAATGCGATGGACGGCGATAAGGAATCTGAGTGTGATGAAGATGGCCCCAGTCCAGAGGACTCGAGAAAG GAAATCATGGTGGGGAGTCAGTATCAAGCTGATGTCCCAGCCTGTATCTGTCACTatgaagatggagagaaag TTTATGAAGACGACGACGAGCTGCTCTGGAGTCCAAACATGCTGGCAGAAAACAAGGTTAGGGCGTTTCTGGTGGACGTCTTGTCACGGATTGCTGAGGAAAAGACGGGATGTGACAAACCAGGGCTGTCGGTCCGGGACGACGAGAAG GCGTTATTTGAACTTTTAAACTGCAAATTTAACCCTCATGAAGCACTAGAACGATATTGCAGTCACGTTAAATCCACAATGG ATGAATCCCCTCCCTGGACAGAAGAGGAGTGCCGAAGTTTTGAACACGCTCTACAGATGTACGACAAAAACTTTCACCTCATACAGAAGCACAAG GTGCCGACGCGGTCGGTAGCACAGTGTGTGGCGTTCTACTACATGTGGAAGAAGTCGGAGCGGTTTGACTTTTTTGTGCAGCAGAACCGATTCGGGAAGAAAAAGTATAACAGCTATCCTGGTGTAAC CGCCACCCCAAAGATCTCAACGCCTCGAATATCATCCCAGCACCCACTTTCCTTGCGCCACCAGAAAACACATTGTTCCCCCATGTGGGGCGAATGCAGAAG GGACTTGATGGACAGGCTGGTGGACGAGGCGGAGGGCCTGGCCGTGGAGAGCTCCTCCTCCGTGGCGTCtgggggaggcggaggcgggggAAGGATGGAGCAGGCGACTGACCAGCAGCTCAGCCTGCTCAACTCCATCACCGCCAGCGACCTCACCG CCTTGAGCAACAGCGTGGCCACGGTGTGCAGTCCCGCAGAGGGCGGGGGCTGCATGGACGGCTACGGCCTTCCCCCCCTGGAGGGCCTCCATCGGGGATCCCTGAGCCACGACGAGCCCATGGGCTTCTCGGCCACCGGCGGCGACCCCGGTCGCCTGGACATGCTGGACGCCGGCTTCTACCACTCGGACCACCTGGGCGGGGGGTGCGGGGGCAAGGACTGTGAGCGGCCCTCCAAGAGACTCAAGATGGCGTTGCCCGACTCCTACATCGGCGACGTCTCGGTGGGTAACCTCGGTGTGGACTTTGAGGCGCGGCGCACCACGACGCACCACCGCCGCATCACGGGCGCTAAAATGGCGGTCTCCGTCACAGACTTCGGGAGCTTGGCCGGCAGCGGCGAGCCCAACGGCTTTCTGGGGGCGCACGCGCGAcaccacacacagcacagcgCCGCACTGCAGTCAGAGTGA